One candidate division WOR-3 bacterium genomic window carries:
- a CDS encoding methyltransferase domain-containing protein — protein MVERYREFYERAGELYPEDKFTYSSLSGIMRKKWVTRKIAQLPPGNLLDCGCNIGRLAAEWKRGMVIGVDIAFALLKKGKNLYPDINFIQGDLMNLRFLKPNSIDNALAIEVIEHLPRVDDFLKELTKVLKTNGTVLVTTPSYSRKRPVFTKIGILKSFGIKEGVEGEYYLHTAYKPEELKSLLENAGFEVVEYGSFEFETRGWVKPFTLLNRFYEGLAERFFPCSRLNIFFMGLVNRIELNTFYILDTIGLSWFIKKFFKEGRRAYVLARKPE, from the coding sequence ATGGTGGAACGATATCGGGAATTCTATGAACGTGCCGGTGAGTTATATCCGGAAGATAAATTCACCTATTCCAGTTTGAGCGGAATAATGAGAAAAAAATGGGTAACCCGAAAAATCGCTCAACTCCCGCCCGGGAATCTCCTTGATTGTGGTTGTAATATCGGCCGGCTTGCGGCTGAGTGGAAGCGAGGCATGGTGATCGGCGTGGACATTGCATTCGCACTGCTAAAAAAGGGTAAGAATCTCTATCCCGATATCAATTTCATTCAGGGAGATTTGATGAATTTAAGATTTTTAAAACCCAATTCAATTGACAACGCCCTGGCGATTGAGGTGATTGAACATCTTCCTCGGGTGGACGATTTTTTGAAAGAACTAACGAAGGTCTTAAAAACCAACGGCACGGTATTGGTGACCACCCCTTCTTATTCCCGAAAGCGTCCAGTTTTTACCAAGATTGGAATCCTCAAAAGTTTTGGTATTAAGGAAGGTGTTGAAGGGGAATATTACCTACATACCGCCTACAAACCAGAAGAGTTGAAATCGTTATTGGAGAATGCCGGTTTTGAAGTGGTGGAATATGGGAGTTTTGAATTTGAAACCCGCGGTTGGGTTAAACCCTTTACCTTGCTCAACCGTTTTTACGAGGGTCTTGCGGAGCGATTTTTCCCCTGTTCCCGGCTCAATATCTTTTTTATGGGATTGGTTAATCGGATTGAACTTAACACCTTTTATATTTTGGATACAATTGGACTGAGTTGGTTTATAAAAAAATTTTTTAAAGAAGGCAGACGTGCATATGTTTTAGCCCGAAAACCGGAGTGA
- a CDS encoding DUF4384 domain-containing protein, giving the protein MFSAILAFFILGSIFSDTTNEINVTVWLDRDDYSFAPGERLKIYFQTDDDCYVAVYNIDAGGRENLLFPLPGESGQVQKGKIYELPPPEADYDYQITGPEGIEKIIVLAAKERLPSLADSEAIKKEIELVIEEPEPAKLRILSMPPRCKIYITEVESGIKKYIGRTPRTIVLSPGEYLVEIKKWGYQTIKRRIRLEPNERRRIYVHLSPW; this is encoded by the coding sequence ATGTTTTCCGCAATCCTTGCATTTTTCATATTAGGAAGCATTTTCTCTGATACCACCAATGAGATAAATGTAACGGTTTGGCTTGACCGGGATGATTATAGTTTTGCTCCTGGAGAAAGATTAAAAATCTACTTCCAGACCGATGATGACTGTTATGTGGCGGTTTATAATATTGATGCAGGGGGAAGGGAAAATCTCCTCTTCCCCCTGCCGGGGGAAAGCGGTCAAGTACAGAAGGGAAAGATTTACGAACTGCCTCCGCCGGAGGCGGATTATGACTACCAGATAACTGGTCCGGAAGGGATAGAAAAAATAATTGTTCTGGCTGCTAAGGAGAGACTACCATCTCTGGCTGATAGCGAAGCCATCAAAAAAGAAATTGAGTTAGTGATTGAAGAACCCGAACCCGCCAAGCTCCGGATCCTCTCTATGCCCCCACGGTGTAAAATCTACATCACCGAAGTGGAGTCAGGGATAAAAAAATATATCGGCCGCACTCCCCGGACAATCGTCCTCAGTCCCGGTGAATATCTCGTAGAAATAAAAAAATGGGGTTATCAGACCATCAAAAGAAGAATAAGACTTGAACCAAATGAAAGAAGAAGAATCTATGTCCATTTATCGCCATGGTAA
- a CDS encoding HIT domain-containing protein has translation MSEVRRDIVTDTWVIIDTDNDEIPNVSADVSTTDGPCPFCEGNEGSTPKEIYAIRDGTPPNSPGWRVRVVPNKNPILKVEGALEKFGVGVYDMVTGTGANEVIIESPRHVTNIADLEPEQIALVLDTYRFRIEDLHKDQRIRYVLIFKNYGRLAGASTISHVHSDLIALPATPNRVKQKLNGAYEYYRYKERCLFCDIIFQEIEMGERLILQTEKFVVFAPYASRFPGEVMVIPKRHTFSYKLIDKSELSDLAYVLKKIFSAIGRGFNNPPYNLILTDSPNLLPRPDYWKTIEQDFHWHMEIIPRIFRTTGFELGTGFYINRYSPEKSAKLIRMHL, from the coding sequence ATGTCTGAGGTACGAAGAGATATTGTCACGGATACTTGGGTAATAATTGATACCGATAACGATGAAATACCTAATGTTTCAGCCGATGTCTCCACCACCGATGGCCCCTGTCCGTTTTGTGAAGGTAATGAAGGTAGTACTCCAAAAGAGATTTATGCCATACGGGATGGCACCCCTCCAAATTCTCCAGGCTGGAGAGTCCGGGTCGTGCCGAATAAGAATCCCATTTTGAAGGTGGAGGGTGCACTCGAAAAATTTGGGGTGGGGGTTTACGATATGGTGACCGGTACCGGTGCGAACGAAGTGATCATTGAGTCTCCCCGCCATGTCACCAATATTGCAGATCTCGAACCGGAACAGATTGCCCTGGTTCTTGATACATATCGTTTTCGGATTGAGGATCTACATAAGGATCAAAGGATAAGGTATGTTTTGATTTTTAAAAATTACGGACGGCTGGCTGGAGCTTCGACGATCAGCCATGTACATTCCGATCTGATCGCCTTACCTGCTACTCCTAATCGGGTTAAACAAAAGTTGAATGGAGCATACGAATACTACCGTTATAAGGAACGGTGTCTATTTTGTGATATCATCTTCCAAGAAATAGAGATGGGGGAGAGGCTTATTTTACAAACGGAAAAATTCGTCGTCTTTGCCCCTTATGCCTCCCGGTTTCCAGGCGAGGTGATGGTGATACCGAAAAGACACACCTTTTCCTATAAACTCATTGATAAATCGGAACTGTCGGACCTCGCCTACGTCTTGAAAAAGATCTTCTCTGCGATTGGCAGGGGTTTCAATAATCCTCCGTATAATCTGATTCTCACGGATAGCCCCAACCTTTTACCTCGTCCTGATTACTGGAAGACGATTGAACAGGATTTTCATTGGCATATGGAGATAATACCGAGGATTTTCCGCACCACCGGTTTTGAACTGGGGACCGGATTTTATATAAATCGCTACAGCCCGGAGAAGTCTGCAAAACTCATCAGGATGCACCTATGA
- a CDS encoding TIGR02253 family HAD-type hydrolase, giving the protein MIKGIVFDLDNTLVDFMAMKEAAVESAVSAMIDAGLKMDKNTAKQKIFEIYKEVGIEDQTVFDKFLMREFGYIEPRIHAAGIVGYRRAREATLVLYPHVYITLIELIKRGMRLAVVTDAPKLQAWLRLCQLNLHHLFDVVVTFEDTYKRKPDPAPFRITLERLNIKPEEAIMVGDWAERDIVGAKVLGMKTVFARYGDTFGTKNSGADYEIDDIIQLLDIVDNLLKENPT; this is encoded by the coding sequence ATGATCAAAGGCATTGTTTTTGATCTGGATAATACCCTTGTTGACTTTATGGCGATGAAGGAAGCAGCAGTAGAATCAGCCGTAAGTGCCATGATTGATGCCGGGTTAAAAATGGACAAAAATACTGCAAAACAAAAGATCTTTGAGATTTATAAAGAAGTGGGGATTGAAGACCAGACCGTGTTTGATAAATTCCTTATGCGGGAATTCGGTTACATTGAACCCAGAATCCATGCAGCAGGCATCGTTGGATACCGCCGGGCAAGGGAGGCGACATTGGTCTTATATCCCCATGTCTATATCACTTTGATTGAATTGATAAAACGGGGTATGAGGTTGGCGGTTGTAACCGATGCCCCGAAACTTCAGGCCTGGTTGAGACTGTGCCAATTGAACCTTCACCACCTTTTTGATGTAGTGGTGACATTTGAAGATACCTATAAACGAAAACCAGATCCCGCACCTTTCCGGATAACCTTAGAGCGTTTGAATATAAAACCGGAGGAAGCGATAATGGTGGGGGATTGGGCGGAGCGGGATATCGTGGGGGCAAAGGTCTTGGGCATGAAAACAGTTTTTGCCCGCTATGGCGATACATTCGGTACCAAAAATTCCGGTGCCGACTATGAAATTGATGATATTATCCAACTGCTGGATATTGTGGATAATCTGCTCAAAGAAAACCCGACTTAA
- the queA gene encoding tRNA preQ1(34) S-adenosylmethionine ribosyltransferase-isomerase QueA, translating to MKLQDFFYQLPEDLIAQYPLENRAAARLLILNRNSGKIIHRHFYEITEYLSAGDVLVLNDTKVFKARILGKKETGAQLEILVITYQDNECLALINPGRRIKENVKIIFPAEIFARVRARKQGKYYLEFNKPVVGVLEKLGRVPLPHYIRREPEKIDETEYQTVYAQKVGSVAAPTAGLHFTPELLEKIKEKGVIVTTITLHIGPGTFKPIRTENVEEHLMDPEYVEISEISAELINAGRRIIGVGTSVTRALEYVACQNKNNRKRVIPFTGEVDLFIYPGFKFKVIDCLVTNFHLPCSTPLLLVCAFAGRDLIFRAYQEAINNRYRFLSYGDAMLIL from the coding sequence ATGAAACTGCAAGATTTTTTCTATCAGTTACCTGAAGATTTAATCGCCCAGTATCCTTTGGAAAACCGGGCTGCAGCAAGGTTATTGATTCTCAACCGAAACAGTGGCAAAATTATTCACCGCCATTTTTATGAAATAACCGAGTATCTATCAGCCGGAGATGTTTTGGTTCTGAATGATACAAAGGTTTTCAAAGCCCGGATTTTGGGTAAAAAAGAAACGGGTGCCCAACTGGAAATCTTAGTTATTACCTACCAAGACAATGAATGCCTCGCTCTCATCAATCCGGGGCGGCGTATCAAAGAAAATGTAAAAATTATCTTTCCCGCGGAAATATTTGCTCGGGTACGTGCCCGCAAACAAGGCAAATACTATCTGGAATTCAATAAACCAGTTGTTGGAGTCCTTGAAAAACTTGGACGGGTGCCGCTGCCTCACTATATCAGAAGAGAACCGGAAAAAATTGATGAAACCGAATATCAGACGGTTTATGCTCAGAAAGTTGGCTCAGTTGCTGCACCCACGGCTGGGCTCCACTTTACACCTGAACTCTTAGAGAAGATTAAAGAAAAAGGAGTGATAGTGACCACCATCACTCTCCATATTGGTCCGGGAACATTTAAACCGATACGTACTGAAAATGTTGAGGAACATCTCATGGATCCTGAGTATGTTGAGATTTCAGAAATAAGTGCGGAATTAATCAATGCGGGAAGACGGATTATCGGCGTCGGCACATCGGTGACCCGGGCGCTGGAATATGTTGCTTGTCAAAACAAGAATAACAGAAAGAGAGTCATTCCGTTCACAGGTGAGGTTGATTTATTTATTTATCCGGGATTTAAATTTAAAGTTATTGACTGTTTGGTTACAAATTTTCATCTTCCCTGTTCTACACCTTTACTTCTTGTCTGTGCCTTTGCGGGAAGAGATTTGATATTTAGGGCGTATCAGGAGGCGATCAATAACCGCTATCGCTTTTTATCTTACGGAGACGCGATGCTGATACTTTAA